ATTGCTCCTCATGTAACATCACAGGGCAAAATCTAGGACCCTAAACTGACGTTTGCTGTGACTGAGCTACTTTTCTGAGATGTAAATGTGCAGGCAATGAGTTTACAGGTTGTTAGCTGTAGATAAGGCAGATCAATAAAACTGCGGTATTCTTAACCTAACTTTAATGCTCATCCAGTGGCTCCCTCACCAGTGACTGAACTCTTCCCCTTGCCAGTGAATGAATCCAATCCCCCTGAAGTGTCACTCACTATTACCCTCCTTCATTATTCCTGAGCATTGTTCCTCAGCTGCCAGGAATCAAAGAAATGGCCCTTAGAACAGGTCTAATGCTGATTTCACCTTCTGTCCAATTGATGTCAATGGAAAGTTACAATGGGCCTAGTAAAAAACTGATTTTCTAACCAATCCTGTGAGTTTTCTGACAACTGGTCCGTTGGTTACCCTGCTTCTCAGATCCAATTTAGTATTTTGCTTCTTCATCAATGGTCACAAGCACAGGGAGTTGGTAAAGGTGGTCACTCAAACATTGGCACCAGCCCTTTTTGTCTGCATTCAACAATACCcattaaagtagctgaaaatgtgttgctggaaaagtgcagcaggtcaggcagcatccaaggaataggagaatcgacgtttcgggcataagcccttcttcattaaaGTAGTTTGATAACAGCTGTGCCTCAGCTATTATGCTTACCCACAAATAAGACTTGAGTACAAAAATCACCAGTGCAGTACTAAGAGAAAGCTTCCTCTTAAGTCAGGGTAAGTTCTATCATTCATCACTCCTGCGCTCTCAGATCTATTTTGATGTCAAATCTGACAAGGCCACAATTTAAATTTTCAAGTTGCTACATGGTCTGTCCCCTCATTTTCTTAATAACTTTCTTCAGCCCTATCCTTTTCCTATATCTCCctgttcctccaattttgaaTGCTTGAACATCTCTTAACATACCCACACTTCCAGCTGCCTGGGCCCGACAGATTGGAATGCCCTCTCTAAAATTCTCTGTTCTCTCTCTTCATTTTAGATGTTGCTTAAAGCCTACCATTTTGACCAAATGGGGTATCACTTTGTCTGGTCACATTGCTGTGAAACATCTTTTATAGCATTAAATATGTTATGTCAATGCAGGTTATTGTTGTAATAAGGATCCTAtgaaattgttttgaaaaaagGAAAGGGAATTTTTCCAGAAAAAGATTACccagtcatttatttcattgctgttgtggGTCCAAACAATACACACAGTTTTACAGTATCTCTGACATTGCAACTGTGACTAAATTTGATACCACGTAATGATAGGTGTGAGATACCTTGGAATGTCATGAGGCTGTGAAAGATTCTACAGAAATGAAAGTCTTTCTTTCATGTACGTGAATGCTGCTTTCATCATTTTACCTCAGTGTCCCACCCTCTGGGGTAAAAGAGCAGGGAGCTCCCACAGTGATATCCCACAGTCATCCACAGCTGCTGTTTCTGCATCGACCACTGTGACTCAGCAGAGGCCATCCATGTGCATCCGAAGTTAGTTCTCATTATTATTGATGTTGTCATAGGTCTGTTACCATCTTCCCTCACTCCCGTGGCTGCGGTTGGAGTCAAATTGACAGCTCTGCTTTCTAGCTACTGATAACAGAAAAGCTTTCTTTATCCCCTTCCTCTCATTCCACCTTCACTCTCCAATTGCAGTGTTCTTTATATATATATCTCTGTCACCTCAATAACCTTATAATATTTCACAAGCAAATTACTGGGGCAGTTCGGTCAACAGGGAACTGGTAACAGCTGCTGTTCTTGCATCTATTTTAATGTGCttcaataaaaaaatgaaaatttgttGAGATCCGAGCTTGCAAACTCCTCACGGCAACATCAAAAAGTTGCACTTGGATTGATAACTTCTGCAAGTCATTTCTGATGTCTAGTAAATTCATCAGGTCTAAAATTGGGCTCCGTAAAGCTACTGATTTCATTGTCACAAGAGGCCAGAAAGGATAAAAATGTAACCATGTGAGGGACCCTCACTCCTCATTAGTGCAATTTAAAAGCCTTTCCATTAAGGCACTTTTGATGTTCTTCTGACAATTTCTGACAATTACGGGGCGTCATATGTGTGTTGTGTTGCTGAAGCAACTCATACAACCATTTTGGTCAGTAGGGAGTGGTGCTCACCCTTTGCAAGGAGTAAAGTGGATTATTGTGGCCACTGAGCAGAAAGCTTTTTCTCAGTCATGTGTGCTACAGTTGTAGTTCATATTGGACTTCAGTACCACGAGGAGATGCAGCATGGACAGCAAAAAGGAAACGCTGCATCTGGAAGAAGAAGGAGGGAGGACTGTTAACAGAAAGCTGCATCTACCAAAGGTTCTCAGCACTTTTTCTATCACCACCTCAGGCAGGAGCAGTGACCAAGCCACCTTCTCTAACCGGATCTAAAGACAGGGATTCAGATTAGAATCGCCCTGTTAGTGGATATTAATGACATTGTTACCCTCAATTTGTACTCCTAAGGATATGTTGTTGATGACATTGTCAATGTCTCTCAGTTGATTGGGAATTGCTGCATCCGGGAGATCTTTGAGGTCCTTTATGTGAGGAATGAGGATTTCATTGTTTTCTCACTAACCAGAGAGAAGTAGGAAAAGCAGGCTTTGCTCAAGTAGTTGTATTTTCAGTGATGGCTGAGCCATCAGCTGCAGGCGTGTGGCTCTGTGGGTACTACATCTCATTGAGGAGATGTACTAGAATCACAAGGGTTACACTCCCCTGAACATGTAGTTGGTGTGTGACCATGCACGAGCATAAGTGTGGTGAATGTTTTTATCCAGTCCCACAATTTGAGCTATATTGGCAGTAAAATGTCACATTCTGGTTCAAGGACTACCCATTGTACATGGATCTCCTGACTTCCCCCTGCCACCTGACTATATGTGGCCAATGCACATACAGTCACAGCAAGTCAATATTCTTAAAAAGTAGTTCCCCTGCCCAGGCCACTTCTCAGTGCCCACCAATACTCACAGCAGCGTGTAATCAAATTCCACCAAGTTCTCAGgaagaaagtgatggtgagtgggAAGTGGGAAGTttggggggtgtggtggtggaagctgggTGTGGTGGCGGGGAGCGTCGTGTCGGTGGAGATGGAAGAAGGTGGCATCCAGGACTTCCTCATTCTAAACATCTCATCAGATAGTGCTTCCCTTGAAAATATCTCATATCGTTATTGCTCTACAATTCCTCATCTTTCtatcccttttttaaaatcaactatCACAATATCCTTGaccaaaatctgaaaataaaagatGCCACAATCCATTCATTTTGTAACAGCTTTATCCCCCAGCATTTCCAATGACACATGTAAAACTCAACTATTCATTCCATTAATACGTGTTTTCTGCATGTTTTAGTACTCCCAATAGCTAAACCTTGCTGTGGAAGGCTGTTGACTTTCAGTCAGCAGGTAGCCTTGCAAGCCCATCCCAAGGAGCCTTGAGGGCTTGGGTTTGGACTTCACTACCTCAGTATAGGTGATAGTGGTCTTAGCTCACAAACAGGCAACAGCAGGGGCATTGCCTAAGTGGCAGTGGAGTAAGCATGAATGTGGTCACCTGGGGGGAGGTAGCAGACTTGTGCTCTGTGGAGCTACACTCTTCATTGCAGCAGCCCCTCAACAATCCACAATTTGTTGAAGCACGGATTGCTGGACCTTTGTAATCCTGTGAACCCCCATTGTATGTTGGTGTCCACAGTAATGCTGGCAGCAGTCAGGGCTTGCATGGCAACAAGCCCGGAGTTCATGATATCAGCTATAGCATCCACTCAGACTTTGAGTGGTTTTGCCCTGTGTTGAAATGGAAGATGAGACTTCAGCCACTAGCCACTGCATCATGTTTTGATCCTCAACTATCTTCATAGAGTTGGTCACCACTTCCACATTGGAAAAACTGGGCTCCAAACCTGCATGAAGCCACAAGCCAAAGCAGAACCATATTCCACCATGCTTCTTGACAGTGATAAGTGTCTCACTTTACATATTGGTGGGGTAGAATCTCTAGGGTATCAGAAAGCATAAGGACTATATTGAAAGATGAAATGAAACTGTGGGAATTAAGGGTGGAAATTGCAGATGGAATGGCAATACTTTTTCAATCCACAGAGATGTGATGACGGCAAATCATATTTACtcaacttgattgagatttttatgATGGGATAACAGAGATGAAAGTAGTGTGGTTGATGTGATTTGCAAGGACCTCCAAATATCAATTAATAAAAAGCCACATAATGCACTAGTCAGAAAAGTTGAAGGTCATAAGATAAAGGGGGGTGCAGCATCACATCTTACCATACACCATTCCAGAATAACTTGCCACTCTGCAGATATTTGCCAAAAAAGACCAGCGTCCCTTGTGCTTATGTCATCTTTAAAAGTCTATTGTGCACTCAGACAAGTCCTCTCTGTCTGGAGTTGCCCTGCAGGGTCTTTGCCATAATGCTAATATGAGCAAAATTTTGCATTGCTAAAATGGTTACTGTGGAAAACGTGACCCATAGCATCATGCAACAACTGTTTTACCTGTGGATTCATACTCACTGATAATTGCATACTACATTCAGAAACTCTACGATTCTTTAAATGTTTGCTGCAATCCCTCACCCCTCTGTACATGTCCTATTGTTTTTGCTCTGCCAATGATTGTCATGCTTTTAACTGCCAAGGCCTAGCTTTGTGATTCTGCCCCTAACTTCTTTAACTTCCAGTAAACCTTTACAAAAtgtatctctttgaccaagcttttgtcaCCAGTCTTAATGTCTCCTTTTGTGACTTTTGgaggcattagctttcggagcgctgtttctTCATTGCGCAGTTGTGACCACTGCCTGATGAGGAAGCAGTGCTTCagaagctagtgcctccaaataaacctgctggactataacctggtactaTGTGATTTTAACCTGGTACTATGTAACCTGCTCCTCCAAAACAGCAGACAACCCTGACTTCAAATTCCCTTGAAGACAATGGGCAACCAATTGACAGGCAAACAATGGATGATTCAACTACCTTCTCTACAACTGGCAGGTGAAGGCGAACTCAAAGTGCAATTGTGTCCTTGAGTCACAGATCATGGAACACAtcctcctgagggacaggacgtacatgtatttggaaaggcaaggactgattacagatagtcaacatggctttgtgcatgggaaatcatgtctcacaaacttgatcgagttttttgaagaagtaataaagaggatggatgagggcagagtggtagatgtgatctatatggacttcagtaaggcgttcgacaaggttccctgtgggagactggttagcaaggttagatcttacagaatacaaggagaactagccatttggatacagaactggttcaaaggtagaaaacagagggtggtggtggaggcctgtgaccagtggagtgccacaaggatttgtgctgggtcctctactttttatcatttatataaatgatttggatgtgagcataagaggtatagttagtaagtttgcagatgacaccaaaattagaggtatagcaaagaaggttacctcagattacaacaggatcttgaccagatgggccaatggactgagaagtggcagatggatattaattcagataaatgtgagatgctgcattttgggaaagcaaatcttagtaggacttatactcttaatcgtaaggtcctagggagtgttgctgaacaaagagaccttggagtgcaNNNNNNNNNNNNNNNNNNNNNNNNNNNNNNNNNNNNNNNNNNNNNNNNNNNNNNNNNNNNNNNNNNNNNNNNNNNNNNNNNNNNNacattggttaggccactgttggaatattgcatgcaattctggtctccttcctattggaaagatgttgtgaaacttgaaagggtttagaaaagatttacaaggaagttgtcagggttggaggatttgatctatagggagagtctgaacaggctggggctgtttttcctggagcatcgcaggctgaggggtgaccttatagagatttacaaaataatgaggggcatagatagggtaaatagacaaagtcttttccctggcttgggggagtccagaactagagggaataggtctatggtgagaggggaaagatattaaagagacctaaggggcaactttctcatgcagagggtggtacatatatggcatgggttgccagaggaagtggtgaaggctggtacaattgcaacatttaaaaggcatttagatgggtacatgaagagaaagggtttggaaggatatgggccaggtgctggcaagtgggactagattcagttgggatatctggtcagcatagatgggttggagtgtagggtctgtttccatgctgtacatctctatgactcttggcATCCAATTCTGTCTGATATCACTGTGAAGCACCTTAGGTCATTTTACTGTTGTAATGACATTGTATAAATGTAAACTGTTGTTATGTAATTGAGTATGCTCGGAAGACTAGGCTGATGATATATTGTGCTGCACAAGACAAAGTAAACTGATTTGGAAAGGGCTGCATAGAATACATCTGCACTTATGCACTTGGCCAGCACAAGGATGACATTTCTCAGAGAGTATAAAGCATGTAAACATTCAAAGTATATTACAGTATTTAAATATATTTCCATCCATGAAAATCCTTCCATTGATATGAAATACAAGAAAGATCTTTGAAAGAGCAATGATGTCTTTCTTACTCTATGATAATAAACTGTATTCCTACTTCATATTGTGCACTGTCAATTTGCAATGTCCTCATTACTGTGGCTAGTGTAAATTAGTGTCAACAAGACAACTTAGAGCATCAGGCAAGTTATTTGGCCATGTGATGAATCCCAATGGAACTTAAGAGTGATCTTGTAACAAGTTATTATTATGGACATTTCTAATCAActttattacacatctctggagcaggtggcatTTGAACCAGGACTTCCTTGCCcaaagatagggacattaccactgtagtGAGCACAGTACTCTGATTATAAACTTTCCTAATCACTTAAGGAATTTTTAACTTAGTATTTTCCAACCAGGTTTTTCCCAAAACCCACGAGTTTCCACAATTTTTAGGTCATTTGCAAATATAGAAGAATTCCATTTAAACTTACTACAAAAAACTAAAATGAAATAATTATAAAATATTACCATTGAATAATCCATAATAGTATGTCATAAATTTTCAGATTTTAACTTAATTtctcattgttttaaaaagttcttTACTTTGGTTGGGGTTCCTTCACAGAGTCTCTCAGAATGTTGTAAGGTTCCTTAATCCAACAAAAGTTGAAGACTACTGAAATAGCTGCCACTGAACGTTTGTTTTCTTAAGTGTATACATTCCTCTTACACCTGAGTAGGTCAACTTACTGTGTGCCATGTTTCTGTGCAGGTCCTGGGATGATTTTCACGCATGTGCAGACTCGGTTCTGGAAGGTTGCCCTGCAGACACCGCCTCCATTTGGGAGTCTCTGAGGAAGGAGTCGAAAAAGTTACAGTTTGAAGGCAACTTGCATGAACTGTGCAGCTCAAGAGTGAGACCATCTGGTACCATGGAAAATTCCGATAGAAGCGAATCAAACAGAGAGAGCCTGAAAGGTTCCTCCGGGTCACTGTGGTATGGACTGACTACCCCCATCCTGTCCATCGCTGTGCTGGTGGTCAACATGTAGCAAACTGACCCTACCATGATCTCCAGGTCAgctcccagcattgatcccttcACCGGAGAGACAAGAACACCATTGATAAAGACAAAATGTTTGGCTGTTTAAATGTCTTTGAATGTTGTCTCTCTCTGTCGGTTAAGGATGGTTGTTTTTATATTGTGTTCAAATTACATTAATTTAATGTACTTTTCATTCAAAGAATGTCACACAGCTTGAACGCTTAGTTGATTCAATAGACAAAAATAAAAGTAGTTGCCCTGCTGCTTTGGAGGGTAAGTGTGCTGTGCCTGACTAGGaaatcccaggttcaattcctagaTTAGACTGATTTAGAGTCTCTTAGATAAAGGATTGTTGGGCATCTGCAGTGCTTGTGGGCCTACTAGGAAATATCAGCAAGCGTTTCCATTACTGATTGTGCACATGTCAGACATCTGGTGAGGGCAGGATTTTCCCTGATGATAGTATTCCCCAGGATTGAATAATTTAAGTTACTCACTGCTAGACCCCCATTTGAACAAAAACCAATGAAGATTGCAGAGGACTGTTGGTGTCTGTGGAACAGCATCTTGGCAAGTTTCAGGCCCTCATGGAAGTGGGTGGAAGGATAGAGAATTGCTATGATCAGTATGAAACTAAAACAAGTTAATGTAATGGGAATATACAGAAATAATAACAGTATGGGAATTGTTTGATGTGACTATGTGCCTTGCAAGCAAATTACATGCAGTATAGGAATTGAACGAAAAAAGTAGTt
This genomic window from Chiloscyllium plagiosum isolate BGI_BamShark_2017 chromosome 17, ASM401019v2, whole genome shotgun sequence contains:
- the nrn1la gene encoding neuritin 1-like a isoform X1, whose amino-acid sequence is MDTRLGSVYVLLKLVLLLALLFSEAGATGMKCNHIYKGFAECLLKLGDSLAKNIEGEAEEVKELDTVCRSWDDFHACADSVLEGCPADTASIWESLRKESKKLQFEGNLHELCSSRVRPSGTMENSDRSESNRESLKGSSGSLWYGLTTPILSIAVLVVNM
- the nrn1la gene encoding neuritin 1-like a isoform X2, which encodes MKCNHIYKGFAECLLKLGDSLAKNIEGEAEEVKELDTVCRSWDDFHACADSVLEGCPADTASIWESLRKESKKLQFEGNLHELCSSRVRPSGTMENSDRSESNRESLKGSSGSLWYGLTTPILSIAVLVVNM